In Runella sp. SP2, the genomic window GCCGCAGGAAAGGTAATGCAAGTAGGGAGTCAACGCATTAGCGGGGCGGCTTTTCAGGAAGCAAAACGATTGGTGGAAGCAGGCGATATTGGAAATATTAATTTTATCGAATCCACCAACGACCGTTTCAACGCCATTGGCGCGTGGCAATATTCCATTCCAACCGATGCCTCTCCCAAAACCATCGACTGGGAAACATTTCTGGGTGACGCCCCCAAACGTGCATTCGACCCCGTTCGCTTTTTTCGCTGGCGCAACTACCGCGACTACGGTACGGGGGTAGCGGGCGATTTGTTTGTCCACCTCATTACGGGCGTTCACTTTGTGACAGGTTCGCTGGGGCCTAGTCGAATCTATTCCTCTGGACAACTTTCGTACTGGAAAGATGGCCGCGACGTGCCCGACGTGATGGTGGCAAGCATGGAATACCCCGCCCAAGGCAAATTTGATGCTTTTCAAATGGTGTTACGGGTTAATTTTGCCAATGCAGGATCCATCAAAAATGTCACTCGTATCGTTGGCAATGAAGGTGAAATTACGTTTGGCGGTGATTCGCTCACACTTACCAAACGTAAATTGCCAGCCGCGCCAGGCTATGGAAATGGCGAAAGCTTCGGCACATTTTCGGACGCCCAACAAAAAGAATATTTAGCGGCCTACGATGCCAAATACCCCGCTGATTCGCGCACACCTGAGCCCGTCAAAGAAGTGAAATTTGATGCTCCCCAAGGCGATGACGCCCATAAAAACCACTTTGCTAACTTTTTTGAAGGCATCAAAGACAACAAACCCGTTATCGAAGGCCCGTTATTTGGTTTCCGAGCGGCAGCGCCCGTTTTAGCTTGTAACAAAAGCTACTTTGAGAAAAAAGTAGTAAAATGGGATGCCAAAAATCTCAAACTTTTACCGTAGCGAATGCTCTTACTCATTCTTACTACAACGACTTTGGCGATTGGGATTAGGATTTTGGTAAACCCTTTATCCAACGTTTTCCAAAAATACCTAACCCAGCGCCAAGCCAACCCTTTATTCATTGTCACTTGCACCTACGGTTTTCTCAGTTTGGGTTGTATCGGTTACTTATTGGTAACTCCCCCTTCCAAATTACCCACCTCATTTTGGCAAAACTCCCTTGTATTTAACATTTTAGCGGTAGGAGGCAACTATTTTTTGGTTAAATCCCTCCAACACGGCGATTTATCTGTTTTAGGGCCTGTCAATGCCTACAAATCGTTGGTAAGTTTGGTATTAGGTTTGTTTCTTTTGGGTGAGTTCCCCAATCTATGGGGTGTAGTTGGAATGCTTTTGATTGTGGGTGGAAGTTACATTGTCTTAATTCCCACTAATTCCAAAAGCGGAATAAGTTGGCAATTATTCCAACAACCCGAAGTACGGTACCGTTTTTTTGCACTGTTTTTTTCGGCCACGGATGCCTTATTTTTGAAGAAAATCATC contains:
- a CDS encoding Gfo/Idh/MocA family protein, with the protein product MKTNRRDFVKQLGIVSASTAAVPHFNIIKSLNDNKIRIATIGMGIQGFQDTKAALRTDMCELVAAADLYDGRLAHVKETFGNHVFTTRDYREVLERKDVDAVLIVTPDHWHDRISIAALKKGKHVYCEKPMVQNIEEGAAVIAAAKAAGKVMQVGSQRISGAAFQEAKRLVEAGDIGNINFIESTNDRFNAIGAWQYSIPTDASPKTIDWETFLGDAPKRAFDPVRFFRWRNYRDYGTGVAGDLFVHLITGVHFVTGSLGPSRIYSSGQLSYWKDGRDVPDVMVASMEYPAQGKFDAFQMVLRVNFANAGSIKNVTRIVGNEGEITFGGDSLTLTKRKLPAAPGYGNGESFGTFSDAQQKEYLAAYDAKYPADSRTPEPVKEVKFDAPQGDDAHKNHFANFFEGIKDNKPVIEGPLFGFRAAAPVLACNKSYFEKKVVKWDAKNLKLLP
- a CDS encoding EamA family transporter: MLLLILTTTTLAIGIRILVNPLSNVFQKYLTQRQANPLFIVTCTYGFLSLGCIGYLLVTPPSKLPTSFWQNSLVFNILAVGGNYFLVKSLQHGDLSVLGPVNAYKSLVSLVLGLFLLGEFPNLWGVVGMLLIVGGSYIVLIPTNSKSGISWQLFQQPEVRYRFFALFFSATDALFLKKIIIATTPTLAYVSWCIGGFFFSLIGLLFLQKNEPLLPQFQALKAYKWYFLALAISTGLMQLSTNFAFEGIQVSYALALFQISALVSVFFGVHFFQETQLWKKLAGASVMVVGAVLIILFK